One region of Polypterus senegalus isolate Bchr_013 chromosome 11, ASM1683550v1, whole genome shotgun sequence genomic DNA includes:
- the vamp8 gene encoding vesicle-associated membrane protein 8 isoform X2, giving the protein MERRAEEGISTGGPDKVQALQSQVEGVKNIMTQNVDRILARGEKLDDLMNKTEDLQSSSNTFRKSAEKVSRKYWWKNVKMIVLICVIVAIILILIILFATGVIHT; this is encoded by the exons ATGGAGCGAAGAGCT GAAGAAGGCATCTCAACAGGAGGCCCAGACAAGGTCCAAGCCCTCCAGAGCCAGGTTGAAGGGGTCAAGAACATCATGACCCAGAATGTAGATCGCATTTTGGCTCGAGGAGAGAAGCTGGATGATCTGATGAACAAGACAGAGGACCTACAATCTAGT TCTAATACCTTCAGAAAATCGGCTGAGAAAGTATCACGCAAATACTGGTGGAAGAACGTCAAGATGATTGTGCTGATCTGTGTAATTGTGGCCATCATCCTCATATTGATCATCCTCTTCGCAACGGGTGTCATCCACACTTAG
- the vamp8 gene encoding vesicle-associated membrane protein 8 isoform X1 — protein sequence MERRAEEGISTGGPDKVQALQSQVEGVKNIMTQNVDRILARGEKLDDLMNKTEDLQSSSEHFKTTAKKVSRKYWWKNVKMIVLICVIVAIILTLIILLATGVIHS from the exons ATGGAGCGAAGAGCT GAAGAAGGCATCTCAACAGGAGGCCCAGACAAGGTCCAAGCCCTCCAGAGCCAGGTTGAAGGGGTCAAGAACATCATGACCCAGAATGTAGATCGCATTTTGGCTCGAGGAGAGAAGCTGGATGATCTGATGAACAAGACAGAGGACCTACAATCTAGT TCTGAGCACTTCAAGACAACGGCTAAGAAAGTATCACGAAAATACTGGTGGAAGAATGTCAAGATGATTGTGCTGATCTGTGTGATTGTGGCCATCATCCTCACGCTGATCATCCTTTTAGCAACCGGTGTCATCCACAGCTAG